The Ciconia boyciana chromosome 7, ASM3463844v1, whole genome shotgun sequence region ttgTGTGCGTTGTTGtgtttaagggaaaaaaagccaacaccCACACCCGCAAAAACCCCGGTACCCATTCAAATGTGTGAATTTACAGGCAGCTGATCTGTGCTTGGCttcctgcctgccagcctgcagcaggcaggatgcTGCAGGTGGAGAGGAAGTGGATGGGTCTTGAATCCCAGTGGAGGGACCAAGCAGGCAGGGTGGCTGCTTCATCCCGTCTTGCCGGCTGTCGTCCTGGTGCGTGGACAGGGCTGAGTGCTGGCCGGTGGCGTGTGGAAGGGGACAGTTGGTCTGAGCAGTGCCGCTGGCAGTGCTGAGTGGCAGGAGAGACGAGCCCTTGCGCTCCAGCCGCCTTCCCCTGTGTGCTAGTGATGTCTCTTCACCCTCTGTTCCTCCCAGGCAGGTTTTAACGCTGGTGATGGAAAGCGCTACTTCAACATCCCCGGATCCCGCACCGATGACATCGCTGACGTGGAGATGACGACAAATGTGGGTATCCCCGGGCGCTGGGTGTTCAGAATCGATGATGCCCAGGTGCAAGTGGGGGGCTGCAGCAATACAAGTAAGAGGACAGCAGTTAGGTTTATTTAACTCCCAACCCAACCCCACACTGTTCTCCAGCCTGTCTTTCCCTGCCTCAACCCCCACCTCCGCGGGGTGGAAGAGATGGCTCGAAgggcttggggagggaggggaggcagccaTGGGGGGACCATCCTCAGTGCCTGCCGTGACTGGGGATGGCACTTATAGGTGCCccggggctgggaaggggctgggagagcaaatggggaggggaggaagactTTTGAGATGAAAAGAGCCTGCGGGGAGTGATGAGGGAGGCTGGGAAGGCGGTAACGGCACACAGGCAGGGGCACGGCACGAGGGACCGGCACCCTAGGGGGATGCACAGCTCTGTAAGTCCCAGGAGGCCGGGGCAAGCCGTGCGGAGAGCTGCTGCATGCCAGCCTCCCCCGTGGGGCCagggtgccagggctgggccaTGGTCCCCACCCCGGGGGTCCTGACATGTACCCCACGGAGCTGCTGGCCTCCTGTTCCTcgtccctgctccccccccagcTGTGTTTTCCCACCCGTGATCTGCGTGTGTCTCGCATTGCCGGTGGGTTTGCTGTACATGGGCTCTCCTGtccccctttccctctgccctgggcaCTAAGCGAGGGCATGTCCATGTGCCCCTGGCCGGCGGGGCTGACCCTGTGCAGCCTCTCCCCCTTGCGCAGGAGGAATAAAACTGCCCCCCGTCCCAGGGGAGCCTGCGAGGAGCGGACCCTGCCCTGCCATGAGACAGGCAGCTCCTGTGGGCTCCCTGAGCATCCTGGGGAGCCGGGTGGGCGCGGAGACAGACCCCGGTGCTGGTGTGGCTGGAAGGCGGCGGGTGAGCCCTGCTGGGGTGTGGGCTGACAGGGGGCACTGCCTGTCCCCACAGCCTCTGTCTGCCTGACACTGCGGCCCTGCCTGAATGGGGGGAAGTGTATCGAGGACTGCATCACGGGCAACCCCTCGTAcacctgctcctgcctggctggcTTTACCGGGAAGAGGTGCCATGTTGGTGAGTGCTGTCCCCGAGCTCCTGGCGCTTTGTCACAGGGAGCAGGTCTCACTTCTGGTGTCACAGCCACGTGCTGGCAGTCTCTGTCCCTgtggctgtccctgccctgagcTCCTGCCCCCACCCGGGGCTCTGTTTCAGATGTGGACGAGTGTCTCTCCCACCCATGTCAGAATGGAGCCACCTGCCTCAATGGTGCCGGCAGCTTCAGCTGCAGGTGCCTGCCGGGCTTCAGAGGCACCAGCTGCGAGGCCGGTGAGCATGGGGCTGCCAGCGTGGCGGGGCTGGGTCTTTGCCATGCTTGAAGAGCAGAGACCCCAagcttggggggagggggggggatcTTCAAGATTGGGGCTGCTGTGGAAGCTGCTGGGCTTGAGTGGTTTGTGACGGGTGCTGAGCACCGCCGGCTTGGATTTCAGCTTGCTCCAGGCAAAGGAAACTTTGCTCTGGCTGTGAGCCCTTCCTGCTACTGGCAGCCTGCTCCGCCAAGGGCTCAGCTCAGCGCTGCCGCCGGCACGTCTCCCCACCACTGCTCCTTTAGTGAGAAAAACTGGCAGTTAGTGCTGAAACAGAAGTCTTGGAGGCCCTGCTTTTGCAGGTGATGCTCTTGTCCCAAGCCCTTTGAAGCCAGCGGGGATTCTCCCGGTCCCTGGCAGGGGCTGTGGTGGTCGAtttcccctgctgctggccTCTGCCCACCGGTGGAAGTGCTGCCAAAGCATTTGGCTCCCAGCAAGCCTCCGTGCtggtggaggagagcagggagttgacttttgggggagggagggagaagcgCCCAGCATGGCATGCTGGCATCCAAGAGGTGCAGGGGGATGAAAGGGCTGAGCTGCCTGAGGAAGAGTTTTGGGAAGAGCCATGGCTGGGGACGTGACTGCTGTCTCCCACTGGAGGGTGTGTTGGTGGCTCCGAGGTGCACTCTCTGCCCGGCCCCAGCATCACCATGTGTGCAGAGGATGCCATGTGctggtcctgcacctgggttgatgccccccctctctttttttcgGTGTCCCACTGCAGAAGAGTCGCCATGTGAGAGTAGAGTGTGCCAGAACGGCGGGAGGTGCCAGGCAGTGAATGGGACAGCAGCGTGCTTGTGCCAGCCAGGGTACACAGGGGTGGACTGCCAGACAGGTGGGTGGCAGGAGCAGGCGTGGGGGGGGGTTGGTGACATTTTGTGCCTTGGCAAGCTGCCTTCCCACGCTGCTCCACCCCTGGCCGTCGTTTTGGGAGGGAAGTGCTTGGCGTTGCTGGTGGCactgattcccccccccccccccccccccccggctattgccttccccctcccaagCATCATCCAGGATGGGAGGCAGCGGGTGGACTGGCAGTGCCTATGCCTGGCCTGACCACCCCTCCCGACCTCCCCTTGCAGAGGTGAATGAGTGCGAGTCCAGTCCATGCCTGAACGGTGGGCACTGCATTGACCTGGTCGATAACTACACCTGTGTGTGCCTGGAGCCCTTCGTGGGACAGCGCTGTGAGACaggtgcctgctcctgcctgcgcCTCAGGATGACCCACACTAGGGACTGTGTCCCCCACACTCTGCTGGCCatcacagcccctctcccagggCCAGGCTCTGCTCATCACTTGCTTGCTTTCCCCCCCCAGACTCATCTTCCTGCGAGGACCGGAGCTGCCGGAACCGGCAGACGTGCAACTACATCCGCCCTGGCCGCTACATCTGCACCTGCTCCCCGGGTTATTATGGCAACAACTGCCAGTATGGTGAGTGGAGGCACGTCTCGCCCAGCCTGGCACAGGAGCTGGTTTCGCGGGAGCCGGGGGGAAGGGGTGAATGGCTAAAAAGGGGCTGCATCAGCCATAGGCAGTGCCGAAAGCTGGTGGGCAGGGTATGCAGAGGGATCATGGTGCTGCCGGCAGGGAGCTCCTTCCATCGGGGCTGCTTGGCCATGGTGGGGTCTCCAGTGTGAAGCTGGGCTAgaccagctctgccctgcctcccccaggaGAGAGGGTGTtccagccccaggctgggaTGGCTGTGGCTcagcctcccccttccccacaggCGGGCCCCGcgtgcctgctgcctgcctctcccaccCATGCCAGAAtgcgggcagctgcctggagaCAGAGCAGGGCTACATCTGCGAATGCCAGGAGGGCTACACTGGGCAGGACTGTCGAGACAGTGAGTACCAGGAGGATCTCTGTGGTGGGATGTCACATCTCTAGGGGAGCCCTTGTGCTCCtgagaaggagaagcagcagccctggagagCCCACTGAGGGCTCCTGGACTGAACAGCGGATCCGTCCTGCTGAAGGAGGCTatgtctgggggggggggggagggggaggactCGTGGCTGCTACCCACCTGAGCTCCCCCTGTGGATGGCATCCAGCAAGGCTGCTTGGCTTTCCCAGTACCACAAGCAGGAGGGGTCCTGGCATGCTCCCATCTCCTCTCTTGCAGAGCTCTCGGAGGGCTGCGAGTGTCGCAACGGGGGCAGTTGTCTGGAGGGGAACGTCACCATCTGCCAGTGCCTGCCTGGGTTTTTTGGTCTCCTCTGTGAATTTGGTAGGTGAAGGCTTCTTGCTCGCTGTGTTTGCTCCCTCTCCAGAATGCTTgagccaggcaggctgcaggcaagCAAGGAAACACTCTGCCAATGCCTGAGCCTAGTGTGGTACCAGGGGTATGCACTGAATTTGAGCCTGGAAATATTGTCCCCTGGTGAGGAGGCAACGCTTCTATCTCCATCGCTCCCCCTTGAGCCgtgcctctcccagcccctggccccagcccagcttCCCTGGGTAGGGAGGGAACCGTAGCCTTCGTGCACTCCTGCTCCGAAGCTCACTGGGCATCCGGGCTGGCCCTTGCCCTTCACACAGTCTGTGGCATGTGGTACAGAGGGTCTGTCCCGTCTCATCAGACCCTGCAAAGTTAGGACACCCCAGTTTCTGGCCAGGCAGCTGGCTGGATGTCGTCCTGCCACCAGTTGACGGAGGCTGGCACTCGCCATGTGTTCGCAGAAGTCACTACCACACCGTGCAACATGAACACCCAGTGCCCAGATGGTGGGTACTGCATGGAGTATGGTGGGAGCTACCTGTGCGTCTGCCACACTGACTATGGCACCAACCACAGTAAGTCTTGTCCATGGGGATGCGGGACCAGCCCTGGGAAGGGACATGCAACAGGGGTTGGGGGCTGAGCAGGGATACAGTAATCGGCCAGGGAGCAGCCCTCACACCCCTGGTCATACGTCCTCAGTGATGCCCTGTGTTTGGCTTTGCAGCAATGCCATCCCCCTGTGACTCGGAGCCCTGCCTGAATGGCGGGTCCTGCGAGGTTCATGACGACTCATATACCTGCGAGTGTCCTCAAGGCTTCCTTGGCAAGCACTGTGAGAAAGGTACCTGCATggagctccctgccagccccaggacCAGAAAAGAGCTTGGATCCTTGTGGTAGATGAGCGGCTgcttgctgagctgcagctaGAAATGGGTGCAGGTtatcccatcccatcctatcCCACAGGGTGGAGGGAGGATTGCGTGGCTCTCTTCACAGCCCCTAACAGTTGCGGTAGCTGATCCAGTTGTTGTGTTTCCTGCAGAACACCATTAGTGTTGGAGTTTTTTTACATGCCTGAGCTTCTGGCCTCAGGAACAGCCACCAGTCCCCTGGCATCATGCACCCATGGCACCCGCAAGGCCCCGGCATGTGTCTGCATGGGTGTTGTTTCATGGTGTTGCTGAGCCCAGGGCTATGAGGCTTAGGTGTGCTCTGCTTTCCCGCAGCAAGGGGTTTGGTGGGGTGCTGGCGGGAGGCGATGGCTCTcagggtgctggcagcagggggtGACCCCTGCTCTCGGCGTTCTCTCTGCAGCTAAGCCACGGCTCTGCAGCACGGGGCCCTGTCGCAACGGGGGCACCTGCAGGGAGGCGGATGGCGAGTACCACTGCACCTGCCCCTACCGCTTCACTGGCAAGCACTGTGAGATTGGTACGGCTTCCCAGCCCCCACCCCGGGGAGGAGAGGCAACAGTCATCCATGCTCAttgctcagctcctgcctgccctctctccccaggTAAGCCAGACCCTTGCGCCTCAGGGCCTTGCCAGAACAGGGGCACCTGCTTCCACTACATCGGCAAGTACAAGTGCGACTGTCCCCCAGGCTACACTGGCCGGCACTGTGAGATTGGTAGGTGTgagcagggctgcctggggaggtgTTGGGGCTGCTAGTGGAGCCAACAGCCGTGGTGGTAGCAAGCGAGCcttgctgcttgctttgaaCCTCCTTCCCTGTAATTTGAAGTGCTTTGACTCTTCCTTGCACCCTGCTGGAAGCCGGGGAAGCGCTGCCAGAGGGGGAAAGGGGATGGCTCTAGTTTCTgggctctgccagctctgcagtggtTGCTCTTTGCTCCGCTCTTCTAGTGCCCTCCCCGTGCTTCTTCAGCGCCTGTGAGAATGGCGCTACCTGTGAGGACCGTGGCAAGGGCTATGCTTGCACATGCCCAATGGGCTATGTAGGGAAGCACTGCCAGTCTGGTAAGGGCCTTGTGCTGCCCCTGCCAGCCAGAAGCTTGGGGTGCCTCTGTGGGCCCCACTCACCCCCCTGTCTCTCCCCAGAGGTTGACTGCGGCGTTCCCAGTGAGGTGAAGCATGCCCAGGCCTCTTTCAACTCCACCAAGGTGGGCTCGCTGGCTGAATACCATTGTGAGCTGGGCTACACCCTCAGTCAGCACAACCACCCCCGTGTCTGCCGCTTGCCAGGTGTCTGGAGTGACCCCCCCGAGTGCGATGGTGAGAAGCCCTGGGGCACCGTCCCAGTGGCCTGCGCTTATGACCATGGTTTGGTGACCCCAGGACATGGACTCCAGTCCTCCCCTGCCCGTGTCTGTGGACAGAGCTCCCCCGGGGACCCCTGCCTGGTGCTCATGTCTCTCGCCTTATCTCTCCCCTGCCCAAATGCTTGCAGAGATCGATGAGTGctggtcccagccctgcctgaatGGTGGCCGGTGCAAGGACCATGTCGCCAAGTTCCTGTGCCTGTGTGAGCCGGGTTACACTGGCCACCACTGCGAGTCGGGTAGGAGACCGTGCCTGGTATGCTCTGGGGCCACTGCAGGCAGCCATAGCAAACCCTTCCTCGCCCCCCAGGCCTTGGGGAATGACAGCGGGCGTGAACCCACggccaggagctgggctgcctGTGGTTGTGTGGGCTGGCTTCAGTCTCCTGCCTGTGCGCTCAGATCAGCCTGCAGCGAGTGCTCCTCTTCCGGAGCCCCCGGCCAGCTGTGGGATGTGCTGGTGGGGAGACGCTGGTCATGGTtgggcagaggagcaggcagggctgtggggcacgTGCGCTACTTGTGTCCCCCTGCTAATGGATGCTGTGTAGGCATCCCCATCACTGATGGGGCAATGACTTCTCCTGACACATGTTAAGCCCGTGCAGAGAAGCCCTAGATCTCGGGATCTGTGTGGCAAGTGCCCTGCATGGCTCCAGAGCTATTGGCCAAGagtcagaggaaaaagcagcttgAGGTTGCACACTTTTGGCCACACTGTGCTCATGCTCCCTTGTATGCACATGGTCGTGGTTGTGTATGGGTGCTGGTTGAAGCGGGTGACAGGCAGCATGGGGGCTGGTGGGACTCTGTGGCAGGCGGCTCTAATCTGGCTACCCAGGGCCTGGCAGAGGACAGTGGTGGGAGAAGGTGGGATACCCGCCAGGGGTTAGAGGAGGGGACGTGCCCCAGGCACCCTGCGGGACCTCTTGGCACAACCCCACACTGCCAgctgtccccacgtgtccctgtgggcatgtccccatgcccagctCCCACTGCAGCCCCTGCGCAGGGGCAGGCATGGGGTAATGGGCTCCCAATGGCCTCAGGAGTAGGGCTGTTCCTGGCTGGTGGGCTTGGGGGTAGTGAGTGACGTGGGGAGGCTCTGCACCCTGCGGGAGAAGCGCTGCCTCTCTGagccccctgtcccctgccactGACCCCATTGCTGTGCTGAGCCGGTGCCTGTCCTCCCGCCGCTCCCCAGATGTCGACGAGTGCCAGTCAGAGCCCTGTAAGAACGGCGGAACCTGCCGGGACCTCCCTGGGTCCTTTGCTTGCTACTGTCCTGAGGGCTTTGTGGGGACCCAGTGCGAGACAGGTAGGGACTCGCCCTtcctggggtggtgggaggctGGACTGGGCACTGGGATGCGGCCGGGACCAGCACCGAGCCAGGCGGCTCGTTGCCGTCTTGGGCACCTTGACCCCGAGCCATCGCTCTGGGGACTTGCTGCCTGTCACGCCTCCTTGCCTGCGGTTTCGGGGGCAGAGCTGAAACTGCtctggtggggagggagcaagGAACAAGGTGTCTGCCAGTGATGGATCCCCTTTTGAAGGCATTCACCCCCTGGATGTGGCTGCCACAGCGCTTGGGTGGGATTCTGGGTCCAGACCCACTGTGCCAAGCCCTGGGCTGCACGTCCATTCTGCTGCCCGCTCAGGGGGTCATTGCCATTGCTCGCCCACgggagctggctgctggcatGCTGGGGGCCCCCACTCACCaccagcctcctcctgcctccagaaGTGGATGCCTGTGAGTCAGGCCCTTGCCGAAATGGAGGGGAATGCGAGAGCTACGGGGGCTCCTACCTCTGCGTGTGCCCGGAGGGTTTCTTCGGCTACCACTGTGAGACAGGTGAGGTGGGCAGGGTGGCTCGGCACAGGGCCACTTGGCCAGCTGGCACTGCTAATACTGCCGGGCCTGGCGCTTCTCCTGCAGCCAGCGACCCCTGCTTCTCCAGCCCCTGCGGGAGCAGAGGCTACTGCCTGCCTGGCAATGGCACCCACAGCTGCACCTGCAAAGTCAGCTACACAGGCAAGAGCTGCGAAAAAGGTAAAGGCCCTCAGGAGCGGCACCAGGATGTGGCGCGGGGCTCGACAACGGCCTGGCGGTGGCCACTGCCCACGGAGGGCTCGACACTGTTTGGGACCAGCAGCTCTCCTTgaggcgggcagggctggggcctTGTCTCCGTGGGGGGGCAGCCCGGGCCCCATCCATGCTGCGGGCGGGTGCTGGCATGCTGAGCTGCTGCCGCAGGTGCCAGGCTTGGCGTGAGGATGTCGGGAACAGGTTTTACTGGCCCCCTGCAGTGATGGCGATCCCCTCAGATGCCCTCAGGAGGGGAGGCCGAGGTGTCCAAGGGAAGCCTCTTGCCGCCAGCAGTGGTGTCTCTGGGGCCCCTCGTCCCATCTTGCCGGTGCCCTAGGCCTGGCAGGTGGCAGCAAGCGCTCGACCGCCAGTGCTGCCAGGTCACAGTGGCTGGGAGTGCTCCTGGTGCCCTGGCTCCTCCGGTGCCCGCAGTGCCCCTGCCAGGTGTGCGGAGAGAGAGAGCAAGGGCCCCATCCTCCATCGCTGCCTCTCTGCCTCTTGCTGCCGGGGTCTGTTATCTAAAGATTCATGGCGTTACCTCTCCCCTTTGCTTTTGCCCACACCCTGAAGAATTGCTGCCACCAACCTCATTAAAGGTGGAAAGGGTGGAGGACACTGGTGTGTTGATTTCTTGGCACCCACCTGAGGACGCAGCCGCCAGGCAACTCATTGACGGCTACGCCGTGACGTACGTATCCCTCGACGGCTCTTACCGCAGGACAGATTTTGTGGACCGAAGTCGTTCTGCCCACCAATTGCGGGCACTAGCCTCCGGCAGAGCCTacaatatttctgtcttttcagtcaAACGCAACGTGAACAACAAGAATGATATCAGCAGGCCCATCATGCTCACCACGCGCACTAGTGAGTAGCGTCCCCGGGGGGATCATGGTCGTGAGCATGTGTGGCCCCCACAGGCACCAGGgcttctgctgcctcctccctgctgcctgctccagctgcagtctGGGCCTGTGCCGAACCCCGGCAGGTTTGGTGGTGCAGATCCTAAAATCCAGCTGGGGGCCTTTGGAAAGCGCTTGGCACAGAGAATTGCTGTTCTCTTTGCTGTGAGTAAAAGGAGTCTGAACCCCATGCAGCTCACTGGGCCCCTGCCCAGGGGCTGGTAAGGGAGCTGGCAGTGGGGATCACTCCTGGATCCTGTTCATCAGGGCCAGGCTGCGCCTGCTGCACTGGTTAGTCCTTGTCACTGGGCCAAGGGTAGCGCAGGTCCCCAGTGCTGCTTGGCTGAGCTGGAGAAGCCCCTGCGCCAGccaggcagcggggctgggtgaTCTCTGCCAACAACGAGCCCTGTGGGCGAGTCACTGCCATCCCACTGGGCTTGGTGTGGGGACGTGCTAGAGAGGGCAGAGGCTGGCAAGGACCTCTGCTCtgtgggcagagggaagggggcaCAGTAGTATCTCTGTGGGGGGATGGGCAGGTGGAGCAGTTGCAGTCCTGCTTTCTAGGGCAGGTGGATGTAGAAATCAAGTGCAAACTGAGGATGGGAGGGGATTAGACCTAGAAAAGCTGCCCTCTAACAAGAAGGGCATGGTGGTGGGAAAGCCCGTGGGCTACATCCCCCCCAGCGGGCTGAGACCGAGTGAAGCccaggggaggagaaggcaggcaTGGCGCTGGGCACAGCAGGGGTCTGTGCCCCTGGCCATGGCATCTTGGGAGGCCTTGAGCCAGGGCTGGATGCCAGGGGCAGTGAGAACGAGGCTCAGGACAGCTGCCTGGGGCGTGCAGTGGACTTAGGGCTAGGCCCAGGCACTGCAGCCCCTTTGGAGCTGCTGTCAggaggctgggggcagaggaggacaGCCCCAGGGGTGCCACGGATGGCATAAGGCCTTTGCAGGCAGGTAGATGGATGTgactcctgcctgcccacacCTCCCGCCTGCCTGCAGGTGGTGAGGACGGGAGAGCATGAGTCTGGCAGGGCAGgtggtgctgagctgctccCGCTGGGGAAGCCAATCTATAGGGGCAGGCAGGACCCCCCTTGCAGGGGCGTGTGGGAGGGATGGATGAGGTGACCCGTGATGACCAGCAGCTGACTGCAGCCCTCTCTGCTTGCTCTGGCCAGGACCGCGTCCGGTGGAAGGCTTTGAGATCACGAATGTGACGGCCAGCGCCATCACGGTGCAATGGGCTCTCCACCGGCTCAAGCACTCCACCGTTAGTAGGGTGCGTGTTGCCATCCGCCAGCCAGGTGACCTGGCAGACCGCACTGTGGAGCTGAACAGCAGCGTGGCCAAGTATACCTTCTTGTGAGTGGGGCGGCAGACAGGTGCCAGGCCAGCTGGCCCTCCCAGGCTGCCCacctttccccttcccaccctgccttcctcctccacagggacctgcagccaggagagaggTACATTGTCCATGTCACAACGCTGAGCGGCCTGGGGATGGAAGACCACCCCTCAGAGAGTCTGGCCACAGCTCCTTTCCACGTGTGGACAAGTGAGTGGGATTGCCTTTGCCACCCCCCCACTGCTTCAGGGGCCCTGGGGCTTGGCAGGCACAGGGCAGCCATGGCTCATGGCCAGCAGGaaagctgcagggaggggaaggtgcaTAAGCTGCCAGGCTGTCTGGCCAGCATGGCATGTAGGAGGCGTGCAGGCAGCCCTCAGGAAGGGCaggcaaggcagcagcacaTCCTCCCCTGTCAGATGTTGTTCACTGCCCAAGACCAGCATGAGCTCAGCCCTATGCGGAGCCTGTATGGGCCTGATTCATCCCCTGCTGTATGGCAGCCGGAGGGCAAGGACCAGACCTGGGTGCCAGGGTGCAGTGAGGCTCTGCCCCCGTTGCCAGGGACCTAGTGCTGAGCATCTCCTCCCAGTGCAttgcacagctggagctgagctgAGGGTTGGCTGGGGCATGGCCAGGCAAGCTGAGGCCCTGGAATGCTTATTAGGTGGTGTGTGAGCAAGTAACGCAGTCGCCATTCAAGGACACCAGCGCTGActccttttctccccacctcctgcctgccccagggcctctccccccccaaaacctcacCGCCTCCCGCATCACCACTACCTCTGTGTCCATGGCATGGGAGCAGCCACCCGCTGGTGCTGTGGAGGCGTACATCATCAATGTCACCACTGCTCAGAGCGTGAAGAGCCGCTATGTGCCCAATGGGAAGCTCGTGACCTACATGGTGCGGGACCTGCTCCCTGGGCAGCGGTACCGCCTGTCTGTGACGGCTGTGCAGAACACGGAGCAAGGTCAAGTGCACAGTGAGCCCATCCACCTCTACGTCACCACCTGTGAGTGCCTGGCTTGCCGGGGCACTGTCAGTTTGCTGCGGCACAAGGGAGGCAATGGCCTAATGGGCAAGTGGGGCAGGGGGATAGGAAACCAGTTGACCAACAGTAACGAGCCCATGGGGACTTGCTGCGCCAGAACCGggtgcctgcagcaggctgTGGGGACAGGATGCAGGTCCCCTGGAAAGGGAGGTGGGGGTTGCAGGGTGCCACCTCCATTAGCGGAGAGCTGATAAAGAGTTACAGCTCGGTGATGCTTCAAGGGGACTGGTGTTTGCAGCCCAGGCATGTGTAGAGTGTGCACATGTCCCTGGACAGCCCTAAATGGCAGCCTGAGGATgaggggactggctgggcgttgggTTGCAGTGCAGACTCATGGCCTGCCTCCCACTAAACCTAACCCTTTGGTCTGCAGTGCAGAGGGATGGGGCTCCGGAGAGACGGTGGAGCCAAGCTGGACACCCCCGGGTCCTGCGCAACAGGCTGCCCCCAGCTTTCCTGCCTGAACTCCGCTTGCTAGCAGATCGTGACACAGCTGAGGAGCCCTCACCAGCCCCCAGGTAGGTGCTGCCCCGACAGCAGCACCCCTGGCTCTTCAACCAGCACTCTGCCCAAGCATTGGGCTGAACACAGCCCCTTTTCCCAGCTCCCTTGTCCAGGTGTGCACAGGGTCAAGCCATGCTCCTGCTGGGTTGCGCCTCTTGCCCACCCACTGGGGCCCTGAGCCAGGCAGGCCCTTGCCCTGTGAGCAGGTCCCCCATGCTGCCCACAGCTGAGCCTGCACCAAGCCTCATGCCACCAGCACGTGCTTTAtccagctgcctccagccctaGCGCATGGGGTGGCTGTGGCCTGGGGGTCCCACAGTGCCCTGTACCCTCATGGCTCTCCTGTCCCAGGTTCACTGAGCTGGTAGATGGCAGAGGGAGGATCAGCACCAGGTTCAGCACTGCGCTAAGCAAATCCATCACTGTGAAGACACGTAAGtgctctgctgcctttctggGCCCATCCTGTCACCCAGTGCCATCTCTTATGCCTACACCCAGGATGGGGtggcagccaggcaggctgctgtAGGGCTGGGGGAGCCATAGAGGAGGGCAGAACCCTCTCACCTCTTGCTGGGCAGACAAGCATCTGCCCTGCTCGCTAGACCCCTGCCCAGGGAGAGGGGTGACACATGGCCAGCTGTGGAGCCCAGAGAGGGACCCTCGATGATGGGAGGCGATGCCAGCTGTAGCACGGGCTGACCTCCCCTGCCAACAGCAGTAGGAGCCCAGGCAGCCACCCCGTGgccctccagcacagctcctgcctgcccagcagccTGAGCCCCTGCTGCCAAGCACAGCCTCACACTTGAGGAGGGTGCCTGGGTGAGATGCCCTTTGCTAGCCCAGGACCAGCCTCCTGTTTGCCACCCCAGAACACCAGGCATACAAGTGCCAGCCCAAGATATCCTACCAGACCTGGGAACCCCATGCCATGGAGTGGGGAAGGGGCCTCGCGCACCTGATGACAGCCCTGGGCTTGCTGCACCtct contains the following coding sequences:
- the SNED1 gene encoding sushi, nidogen and EGF-like domain-containing protein 1 isoform X12 encodes the protein MRGLAGWAVLVALGEWLWAGGVVPLADFYPFGPTQGDAATRKQDDGGSELRPLSIPFPFFGAGHTGLYVNNNGIISFLKEVSQFTPVAFPISKDRRVVAAFWADVDNRQAGDVYYRESTEQPILERASRDITQYFPEFPGFSAQWVFIATWYRVTFFGGSSLSPVNTFQIVLITDGKLSFTIFNYESITWTTGMHASSGGDFAGLGGIAAQAGFNAGDGKRYFNIPGSRTDDIADVEMTTNVGIPGRWVFRIDDAQVQVGGCSNTTSVCLTLRPCLNGGKCIEDCITGNPSYTCSCLAGFTGKRCHVDVDECLSHPCQNGATCLNGAGSFSCRCLPGFRGTSCEAEESPCESRVCQNGGRCQAVNGTAACLCQPGYTGVDCQTEVNECESSPCLNGGHCIDLVDNYTCVCLEPFVGQRCETDSSSCEDRSCRNRQTCNYIRPGRYICTCSPGYYGNNCQYGGPRVPAACLSHPCQNAGSCLETEQGYICECQEGYTGQDCRDKLSEGCECRNGGSCLEGNVTICQCLPGFFGLLCEFEVTTTPCNMNTQCPDGGYCMEYGGSYLCVCHTDYGTNHTMPSPCDSEPCLNGGSCEVHDDSYTCECPQGFLGKHCEKAKPRLCSTGPCRNGGTCREADGEYHCTCPYRFTGKHCEIGKPDPCASGPCQNRGTCFHYIGKYKCDCPPGYTGRHCEIEVDCGVPSEVKHAQASFNSTKVGSLAEYHCELGYTLSQHNHPRVCRLPGVWSDPPECDEIDECWSQPCLNGGRCKDHVAKFLCLCEPGYTGHHCESDVDECQSEPCKNGGTCRDLPGSFACYCPEGFVGTQCETEVDACESGPCRNGGECESYGGSYLCVCPEGFFGYHCETVKRNVNNKNDISRPIMLTTRTRPRPVEGFEITNVTASAITVQWALHRLKHSTVSRVRVAIRQPGDLADRTVELNSSVAKYTFLDLQPGERYIVHVTTLSGLGMEDHPSESLATAPFHVWTRPLPPQNLTASRITTTSVSMAWEQPPAGAVEAYIINVTTAQSVKSRYVPNGKLVTYMVRDLLPGQRYRLSVTAVQNTEQGQVHSEPIHLYVTTLQRDGAPERRWSQAGHPRVLRNRLPPAFLPELRLLADRDTAEEPSPAPRFTELVDGRGRISTRFSTALSKSITVKTQPEAPVKLENVEVSSQGSLALKLREAKSKSEGQNCSTNPCRNGGTCIRDAESYHCDCRLGFKGRLCELAACKKVPHSCTRLYSETKSFPVWEGGTCHYLYRRVYKVHQDFCYKESCESTSSEKTTSRKPSNSHTLKKP